In the genome of Rhodoplanes sp. Z2-YC6860, one region contains:
- a CDS encoding LysR family transcriptional regulator, whose protein sequence is MDRLDAMSVVLAVAEAGSLSEAARRQKMPLATVSRNVSELEAHLQAKLFNRSSRTLMPTDAGRSYIAAAKRILGDVAEAERTVSGEYTKPRGDLIISAPVALGRLYLQPILAEFLTAYSEVDVQLGLSDRASNLLEEHIDVALRIGALSDSSLIAVRIGEIRRVVCASPEYLKMRGTPKTPDDLSAHDCISYAPLQSPTLWRFKRDETDYAVPVRSRLIVSNLESACDAARFGVGVTMAFSYHVAESVKSGTLMPLLQDFQPPPLPVSFVYSPNRFMPVKLRAFLDFAVPRLKARLGDLPSGIAPASRSPGQARRR, encoded by the coding sequence ATGGATCGTCTGGATGCGATGTCGGTTGTTCTGGCGGTGGCCGAGGCCGGCAGCCTGTCGGAAGCGGCGCGCCGGCAAAAAATGCCGCTGGCGACGGTCAGCCGGAACGTCTCAGAACTCGAAGCGCACCTTCAGGCCAAGCTGTTCAATCGCTCCAGCCGCACGCTGATGCCGACCGACGCGGGCCGCTCCTACATTGCGGCGGCGAAGCGCATCCTTGGCGATGTCGCCGAGGCCGAGCGTACCGTCTCCGGCGAGTACACGAAGCCGCGCGGCGACTTGATCATTTCCGCGCCCGTCGCGCTCGGCCGCCTCTACCTGCAGCCGATATTGGCGGAGTTTCTGACAGCGTATTCGGAAGTTGACGTTCAACTGGGCCTGTCGGATCGAGCGAGCAATCTGCTGGAAGAGCACATCGATGTTGCGCTTCGCATCGGTGCGCTATCCGACAGCAGCCTGATCGCCGTGCGTATCGGTGAAATTCGGCGGGTGGTTTGCGCAAGCCCCGAGTATCTGAAGATGCGCGGCACGCCGAAAACACCCGATGATCTCTCCGCTCATGACTGCATCAGCTATGCGCCCCTGCAATCGCCCACGCTGTGGAGGTTCAAGCGCGACGAGACCGACTATGCCGTGCCGGTGCGGTCGCGGCTCATCGTCAGCAATCTCGAATCGGCCTGCGATGCCGCGCGTTTCGGTGTCGGCGTGACCATGGCGTTTTCGTACCACGTTGCGGAGTCGGTCAAGTCCGGAACGCTGATGCCGTTGCTACAGGATTTTCAGCCGCCACCGCTGCCCGTAAGCTTTGTCTACTCGCCCAACCGCTTCATGCCGGTCAAACTGCGCGCTTTCCTCGATTTTGCGGTGCCGCGCCTCAAAGCGCGACTCGGCGATTTGCCGAGCGGTATCGCACCGGCATCAAGGTCGCCGGGCCAAGCCCGGCGACGATAG
- a CDS encoding SDR family NAD(P)-dependent oxidoreductase, producing the protein MTSIETKGIALITGASSGIGAAYADRLAKRGYDLILVARNRERLASLARRLSNDTGRKVETVQADLTVPADLYRVEDILRTNAGITALVNNAGLGAVAPLVDSDVDKMEDMIRLNVTALTRLIYAAVPGFVARRNGTIINISSVVAIEPELLNGVYGGSKAFVLAFNQTLVRELGDKGIRVQAVLPGATATEFWDAAGKPVHQLPAQIVMSVDDLVDAALAGLDLGETVTIPALENKAEWERYETARLAMSGKLSNAIPAPRYNMPKHQRLSA; encoded by the coding sequence ATGACGTCAATCGAAACCAAGGGCATCGCCCTCATCACCGGCGCATCGTCAGGCATCGGCGCGGCCTATGCCGACCGTCTCGCCAAGCGCGGCTACGACCTGATCCTGGTCGCTCGCAACAGGGAACGCCTCGCTTCGCTGGCGCGTCGGCTCAGCAACGACACTGGCCGCAAGGTCGAGACTGTCCAAGCCGATCTGACCGTTCCGGCCGACCTGTATCGTGTCGAGGATATCTTGCGGACCAACGCCGGCATCACCGCGCTGGTCAACAATGCGGGGCTGGGCGCCGTCGCTCCGCTGGTCGACTCCGACGTCGACAAGATGGAAGACATGATCCGCCTCAACGTCACCGCGCTGACGCGCCTGATCTACGCGGCGGTCCCGGGCTTCGTGGCCCGCCGCAATGGTACGATCATCAACATCTCGTCGGTCGTTGCGATTGAGCCGGAGTTGTTGAACGGCGTGTACGGCGGCTCCAAGGCCTTCGTTCTCGCTTTCAATCAGACGCTCGTCCGAGAACTCGGCGACAAGGGAATCCGCGTGCAGGCGGTGCTACCGGGTGCCACGGCGACTGAATTCTGGGACGCCGCCGGCAAGCCGGTTCACCAGTTGCCGGCGCAGATCGTGATGTCGGTCGACGATCTCGTCGATGCAGCGCTCGCAGGGCTCGACCTCGGCGAGACCGTGACCATCCCCGCGCTGGAGAATAAGGCGGAATGGGAGCGTTACGAAACAGCGCGCCTCGCCATGTCCGGCAAGCTTTCGAACGCAATTCCGGCGCCTCGCTACAACATGCCCAAGCACCAGCGGCTCAGCGCCTGA
- a CDS encoding organic hydroperoxide resistance protein produces the protein MTALAQRVASPTDKVIYTAQTHTTGGRQEGVARSSDGQLDIKISPPGSKRPGTNPEQLFAAGWSACFEGALGLVAQRKKVTLPADLAIDAEIDLHLDSGEFFLGARLNVSIPGVERSVAQELVNAASKVCPYSKAVSGNVEVEYNVV, from the coding sequence ATGACTGCACTTGCACAACGTGTCGCCAGTCCTACGGACAAGGTGATCTACACGGCGCAGACCCATACCACGGGCGGCCGCCAGGAGGGCGTGGCGCGCAGTTCCGACGGGCAGCTTGACATCAAGATCTCGCCTCCCGGCTCGAAACGGCCCGGCACCAACCCGGAGCAGCTGTTTGCCGCGGGCTGGTCGGCTTGCTTCGAAGGCGCCCTCGGCCTGGTGGCTCAGCGGAAGAAAGTGACGCTCCCGGCCGACCTGGCGATCGACGCCGAAATCGATCTTCATCTCGACAGCGGCGAGTTCTTCCTCGGTGCGCGCCTCAACGTCTCCATCCCAGGCGTCGAGCGGAGCGTCGCACAAGAACTCGTCAACGCGGCCTCGAAGGTATGCCCGTACTCGAAGGCCGTCAGCGGCAACGTCGAAGTCGAGTACAATGTCGTCTGA